A stretch of Actinomycetota bacterium DNA encodes these proteins:
- the purM gene encoding phosphoribosylformylglycinamidine cyclo-ligase, translated as MGARGNDSAYRSAGVDIEAGDRSVGLIRERIAAAGATRPEVLGAIGGFAGGFSAAFDGMRDPVLVSGTDGVGTKVMIAQTLDRHDTIGIDAVAMVVDDIVCEGGRPLFVLDYIACGRLVPERIADIVGGVAEGCRIAGAALLGGETAEHPGAMGEAEYDIATFAVGVVERERMLGPHRVREGDVVVGLASSGLHANGYSLVRKIILDRDLSLGVAVPGCEGTLGEELLRPCRIHAPAVLAAEAAAEVHAAAHITGGGLVDNVARALPDGLGVRLDARAWRRQPIFDFLQAEGGISEGEMRRVFNCGLGMVLVVPEPAAATVVDVLRAHGETASVAGHVVAGEGVVIEG; from the coding sequence GTGGGCGCGCGCGGCAACGATTCCGCCTACCGATCGGCGGGTGTGGACATTGAGGCGGGTGATCGGTCAGTCGGTCTGATTCGCGAGCGCATCGCGGCGGCCGGCGCAACGCGCCCGGAGGTGCTCGGGGCGATCGGCGGGTTCGCCGGCGGGTTCTCTGCCGCGTTCGACGGAATGCGTGACCCGGTCCTGGTGTCGGGCACCGACGGCGTGGGCACGAAGGTCATGATTGCCCAGACGCTCGACCGGCACGACACCATCGGAATCGACGCCGTCGCGATGGTGGTTGACGACATTGTCTGTGAAGGCGGCCGTCCGTTGTTCGTTCTGGACTACATCGCGTGCGGCCGACTCGTTCCCGAGCGGATCGCCGACATCGTCGGCGGGGTTGCCGAGGGGTGCCGGATCGCCGGGGCGGCGTTACTCGGCGGCGAGACCGCCGAGCATCCCGGGGCGATGGGCGAAGCGGAGTACGACATCGCCACGTTCGCCGTCGGGGTCGTAGAGCGCGAACGTATGCTCGGGCCGCACCGCGTGCGCGAAGGCGACGTTGTCGTCGGTTTGGCGTCCAGCGGTTTGCACGCGAACGGGTACTCCTTGGTGCGGAAGATCATCTTGGACCGAGATCTCTCCCTTGGGGTCGCGGTGCCGGGATGCGAAGGGACGCTGGGCGAGGAGTTGCTGCGCCCGTGCCGGATCCATGCGCCGGCGGTTCTGGCCGCCGAAGCCGCGGCGGAGGTGCATGCCGCCGCGCACATCACAGGCGGCGGGCTTGTCGACAACGTGGCGCGCGCGCTCCCGGACGGCCTCGGCGTACGCCTCGACGCGCGCGCATGGCGACGTCAGCCGATCTTCGATTTCCTCCAGGCCGAAGGCGGCATCTCTGAAGGCGAGATGCGGCGCGTGTTCAACTGCGGGCTTGGGATGGTTCTTGTCGTTCCAGAGCCGGCCGCAGCGACCGTCGTCGACGTTCTGCGCGCGCATGGCGAGACCGCTTCGGTCGCCGGCCACGTTGTGGCCGGCGAGGGAGTCGTGATCGAGGGATGA